Proteins found in one Arachis stenosperma cultivar V10309 chromosome 8, arast.V10309.gnm1.PFL2, whole genome shotgun sequence genomic segment:
- the LOC130946013 gene encoding LOB domain-containing protein 36-like has translation MSSTTTPCAACKFLRRKCTPECIFAPYFPANNPQLFEYVHRVFGASNVGKILNELPPSQREEAVKSLAFEAEARLCDPVYGCTLQVCILQKILRQRCALLANAKRELSAYINPQAIQGPFNLQEKPLSSPAAHVGPPCSPNVVQYSPILGPSYGPDVVQSSAHLGQSDGPDDAPFFMPAMQHNGSLGGGAADPQLDTGQQELLEAQQLAAAAAIREQQQAIMMRNYVQQQQQEYLRHNAAAGIEPVAAAAAYSGDVSGNGVFGHMGAPSGGQGGEMAPCMGLETFDSSGSYHRQLQLQPQHGVGENFVGLATQHHYPLGGQLLLPSEQQELPLTQPQQQLELQVLQQQQQLQVLQQQQQQLQQQQLSE, from the coding sequence atgtcATCGACGACTACACCATGCGCTGCATGCAAGTTCCTTCGTCGGAAGTGCACCCCGGAGTGCATTTTTGCACCGTACTTCCCAGCGAACAACCCACAGCTCTTCGAATATGTCCACCGCGTCTTCGGTGCCAGCAACGTCGGCAAGATCCTCAACGAGCTACCTCCATCCCAGCGCGAGGAAGCGGTGAAGTCTCTTGCGTTTGAGGCGGAGGCACGCCTCTGCGACCCGGTCTATGGCTGCACCCTCCAAGTCTGCATCCTCCAGAAGATACTCCGCCAGAGATGTGCCCTCCTCGCTAACGCCAAGAGAGAACTTAGCGCCTACATCAACCCACAAGCCATTCAAGGTCCATTCAACCTTCAGGAAAAGCCTCTGTCTTCACCTGCCGCCCATGTAGGCCCTCCCTGCAGCCCGAATGTTGTACAGTATTCACCCATTTTAGGCCCATCCTACGGTCCAGATGTTGTACAGTCTTCAGCCCATTTGGGCCAATCTGACGGCCCAGATGATGCACCGTTTTTTATGCCAGCTATGCAGCATAATGGGTCATTGGGTGGTGGTGCTGCTGACCCGCAGCTGGACACAGGGCAGCAAGAGTTGTTGGAGGCCCAACAACTTGCTGCTGCTGCGGCAATCCGAGAACAACAGCAAGCTATAATGATGAGGAATTATGTCCAGCAACAGCAACAGGAGTATCTAAGACACAATGCTGCTGCTGGGATTGAACCTGTTGCGGCTGCGGCGGCCTACAGCGGTGACGTAAGTGGAAATGGAGTGTTTGGCCACATGGGTGCACCTTCAGGCGGTCAAGGAGGTGAGATGGCACCTTGTATGGGTTTGGAGACATTTGACAGTAGTGGAAGTTATCATCGACAGTTGCAACTACAGCCACAGCATGGAGTAGGGGAAAATTTCGTTGGTCTTGCAACTCAACATCACTACCCTCTTGGGGGCCAGTTGTTGCTCCCATCAGAGCAGCAAGAACTACCGTTGACCCAACCACAACAACAACTAGAACTACAAGTATTACAACAACAGCAGCAACTACAAGTATTACAACAACAGCAGCAGCaactacaacaacaacaactgtCAGAGTGA